A single window of Jiangella alkaliphila DNA harbors:
- a CDS encoding NAD(P)-dependent alcohol dehydrogenase translates to MKAMASHTYGDPSRLRLVEIDRPSQGPGEVLVRVHAAGVDQGVWHLVAGLPYPIRPVSGLRRPKNPVPGLDLAGVVEAIGADVTAFAPGDEVFGTAAGTFAEYVVTPAAKLARKPGRLSFAEAASVPTSAYAALQAARDKAKVKDGDRVLVIGAGGGVGSYAVQVARAFGAEVTGVTRTAKLDLVRSLGATHVVDHTRTDVTTEGRRYDVVLDCGGHTPLLRLRRVLEPRGTLVLVGSEVGGRWLGGTDRALRAMLLSPFVRQRLGTLLSTDRPADLEQLRAMLDDGRVTPALDRTFPLEQAAEAIRYLREGQVRGKVALTL, encoded by the coding sequence ATGAAGGCCATGGCCAGTCACACGTACGGCGACCCGAGCCGATTACGGCTCGTCGAGATCGACCGCCCGTCGCAAGGGCCCGGTGAGGTCCTCGTCCGGGTGCACGCCGCCGGGGTCGACCAGGGCGTCTGGCACCTCGTCGCCGGACTCCCCTACCCGATCCGGCCGGTCTCCGGGCTGCGCCGGCCGAAGAACCCGGTGCCGGGCCTCGACCTCGCCGGCGTCGTCGAGGCGATCGGGGCGGACGTCACCGCATTCGCGCCCGGCGACGAGGTGTTCGGCACCGCCGCCGGGACGTTCGCCGAGTACGTCGTCACCCCGGCCGCCAAGCTGGCCCGCAAGCCCGGCCGGCTGAGCTTCGCCGAAGCGGCCTCCGTGCCCACGTCGGCCTACGCCGCTCTGCAGGCCGCCCGCGACAAGGCGAAGGTGAAGGACGGCGACCGCGTGCTGGTCATCGGCGCCGGCGGCGGGGTCGGCTCGTACGCCGTGCAGGTCGCGCGGGCGTTCGGCGCCGAGGTCACCGGCGTCACCAGAACGGCGAAGCTGGACCTCGTCCGCTCGCTCGGCGCCACCCACGTCGTCGACCACACCCGGACCGACGTCACGACCGAGGGCCGCCGCTACGACGTCGTGCTCGACTGCGGCGGGCACACCCCGCTGCTGCGGCTGCGCCGGGTGCTGGAGCCGCGCGGCACGCTGGTGCTCGTCGGCTCGGAGGTCGGCGGCCGCTGGCTGGGCGGCACCGACCGGGCGCTGCGGGCGATGCTGCTGTCCCCCTTCGTGCGGCAGCGCCTGGGCACGTTGCTCTCCACCGACCGGCCGGCCGACCTCGAGCAGCTCCGCGCCATGCTCGACGACGGCCGCGTCACCCCCGCGCTGGACCGCACGTTCCCGCTCGAGCAGGCCGCCGAGGCGATCCGGTACCTGCGCGAAGGCCAGGTGCGCGGCAAGGTCGCCCTCACGCTCTGA
- a CDS encoding ArsR/SmtB family transcription factor, translating to MADGPSGDQLVEMLAALANPIRLRIVATLAGGRDYVSHLAREIGVSRPLLHMHLQKLEAAGLIAGRLELSDDGKAMKYYEVTDFDLHLTAAALAVAAQTLTPKES from the coding sequence ATGGCGGACGGGCCGAGCGGCGACCAGCTGGTCGAGATGCTCGCCGCGCTCGCCAACCCGATCCGGCTGCGCATCGTCGCGACGCTCGCCGGCGGGCGCGACTACGTCAGCCACCTTGCCCGCGAGATCGGCGTCAGCCGCCCGCTGCTGCACATGCACCTGCAGAAGCTCGAGGCGGCGGGGCTGATCGCCGGCCGGTTGGAGCTCTCCGACGATGGCAAGGCGATGAAGTACTACGAGGTCACCGACTTCGACCTGCACCTGACCGCGGCGGCGCTGGCCGTCGCGGCCCAGACCCTCACCCCGAAGGAGTCCTGA
- a CDS encoding ClpP family protease: MTQYTIPTVIEKTPSGERAFDIYSRLLNERIVFIGTPIDDGVANVVMAQLLHLESESADLEIRLYINSPGGTYSALTAIYDTMQFVIPPVSTTCMGQASETAAVLLAAGAPGRRYVLPHAKVMLHQPSSQARGTLPDLAVQAKEVAKVRAEMDEVLSRHTGHPVEKIRTDTDRHKTFSAQEAVDYGLADRIIASRKAMPAGAVYG, translated from the coding sequence GTGACCCAGTACACGATCCCGACCGTCATCGAGAAGACGCCGTCGGGCGAGCGCGCCTTCGACATCTACTCGCGGCTGCTGAACGAGCGGATCGTGTTCATCGGGACGCCGATCGACGACGGCGTCGCGAACGTCGTCATGGCCCAGCTGCTGCACCTGGAGTCCGAGAGTGCGGACCTGGAGATCAGGCTGTACATCAACTCCCCCGGCGGGACGTACAGCGCGCTCACCGCGATCTACGACACCATGCAGTTCGTGATCCCGCCGGTCTCGACCACCTGCATGGGCCAGGCGTCGGAGACGGCGGCCGTGCTGCTGGCCGCCGGAGCGCCGGGGCGCCGGTACGTGCTGCCGCACGCGAAGGTCATGCTGCACCAGCCGTCCAGCCAGGCCCGCGGCACGCTGCCCGACCTCGCCGTCCAGGCGAAGGAGGTGGCCAAGGTGCGGGCCGAGATGGACGAGGTGCTCAGCCGGCACACCGGGCACCCGGTGGAGAAGATCCGCACCGACACCGACCGCCACAAGACGTTCTCCGCGCAGGAGGCGGTCGACTACGGCTTGGCCGACCGGATCATCGCCAGCCGGAAGGCCATGCCCGCCGGCGCGGTCTACGGCTGA
- a CDS encoding ClpP family protease, with translation MTNAGPITGTLDDQLATRLLHQRIIVLGTEVDDQIANRLCAQLLLLSAEDPRSDVSLYINSPGGSVSAGLAIYDTMRLIPNDVSTLAMGLAASMGQFLLTAGTPGKRFSLPHAQVLMHQGSAGFGGTAADIEIYSEQLAYTSALMTKLTAEHTGQSPERIEADSQRDRWYTADEALAYGFIDHIVERMDDVRPKSGRPVVGVGA, from the coding sequence ATGACGAACGCGGGACCGATCACCGGGACACTGGACGACCAGCTGGCCACCCGGCTCCTCCACCAACGGATCATCGTCCTGGGCACCGAGGTCGACGACCAGATCGCCAACCGGCTCTGCGCACAGCTGCTGCTGTTGTCCGCCGAGGACCCGCGCAGCGACGTCAGCCTCTACATCAACTCCCCCGGCGGCTCGGTCAGTGCCGGCCTGGCGATCTACGACACCATGCGGCTGATCCCGAACGACGTCAGCACGCTGGCGATGGGGCTGGCGGCCAGCATGGGCCAGTTCCTGCTCACCGCCGGCACGCCGGGCAAGCGGTTCAGCCTGCCGCACGCGCAGGTGCTCATGCACCAGGGCTCGGCCGGGTTCGGCGGCACTGCGGCCGACATCGAGATCTACTCCGAGCAGCTGGCCTACACGTCGGCGCTGATGACGAAGCTGACGGCGGAGCACACCGGCCAGTCGCCGGAGCGGATCGAGGCCGACAGCCAGCGCGACCGCTGGTACACCGCCGACGAGGCGCTGGCCTACGGCTTCATCGACCACATCGTCGAGCGCATGGACGACGTCCGGCCGAAGTCGGGCCGGCCGGTCGTGGGGGTGGGCGCGTGA
- a CDS encoding HNH endonuclease signature motif containing protein, which translates to MFEEATYTALSPGSGPAAADHVVWHPDRDEWVALTRCERPAGALPAGIERIPAGPRLAAVLARFDPSTADAYDLVEAAAAWARLAAWVAAGDARSLAELASRAVMRPAETGHRSLNPVTNTAMDVAGRCQVTARQAEHQVGHSLQLVEDFPDTHAALAAGLIDLRRARVITDELGGQEPAVRARVEAAVLPKAPTMDAVALRKLIKRLLQELAPVEAADRNRRARDSRYVAITPASDGMAFLEALMPAEDLAALNTALNVAAADAKRADAAAGLPARTKDHRRADTLADLGWAALAACADGTISTAAGHAPHSVPARDAGQASGTASRGTGRGSSAATDRTGDLAGHPTDAGTDRTDGPAGHAANHAPAAGPTHDARRASGTGRASSSATARTGIDLTDAQAHSHGQGATDVAGGQPRRPDASATAALPPSSMTARRAGATPPTSGATPGSTGTTPSTSGATPDSAGTTPPTAGTTPGSAGTTAPTSGTAPRTSGTTPGGAGTTPRRRPVAVQVTIPFTALVGLDDQPGELDGYGPIPAHVARELAAGGVWTWLRTDPATGQLLDRGTSRYRPTTALARFITARDRTCGAPGCHRPAREADIDHAVPFAAGGPTSAANLQVLCTTHHLLKHRGGWRVAREPDGTTRWRSPTGHRYDRPPERFDTS; encoded by the coding sequence ATGTTCGAAGAAGCCACCTACACTGCGTTGTCGCCCGGCTCCGGCCCGGCGGCGGCGGATCACGTGGTGTGGCATCCGGACCGGGACGAGTGGGTCGCGCTGACGCGGTGCGAGCGGCCCGCCGGTGCCCTGCCGGCCGGCATCGAGCGCATTCCGGCCGGGCCGAGGCTCGCGGCGGTGCTGGCCCGGTTCGACCCGTCGACGGCCGACGCCTACGACCTCGTGGAGGCGGCGGCCGCATGGGCTCGGCTGGCGGCGTGGGTTGCCGCGGGCGATGCGCGGTCGCTGGCCGAGCTGGCGTCGCGTGCGGTCATGCGGCCGGCCGAGACCGGGCACCGGTCGTTGAACCCGGTCACCAACACGGCCATGGATGTCGCCGGACGGTGCCAGGTGACCGCCCGGCAGGCCGAGCACCAGGTCGGGCACTCACTCCAACTGGTCGAGGACTTCCCCGACACCCACGCCGCGCTGGCGGCGGGACTGATCGACCTACGCCGCGCCCGGGTCATCACCGACGAACTCGGCGGCCAGGAACCGGCCGTCCGGGCGCGGGTCGAGGCGGCCGTGCTGCCCAAGGCACCCACGATGGACGCCGTCGCGCTGCGCAAGCTGATCAAGCGGCTGCTGCAGGAACTGGCACCCGTCGAGGCCGCAGACCGCAACCGGCGCGCCCGCGACAGCCGCTACGTCGCCATCACCCCGGCGTCGGACGGCATGGCCTTCCTCGAAGCGCTGATGCCCGCCGAAGATCTCGCTGCGCTCAACACCGCCCTGAACGTCGCCGCCGCCGACGCCAAGCGCGCCGACGCCGCCGCCGGGCTGCCGGCTCGTACCAAAGACCACCGCCGCGCCGACACCCTCGCCGACCTCGGCTGGGCCGCACTCGCCGCCTGCGCCGACGGCACCATCTCCACCGCCGCCGGCCACGCGCCCCACTCCGTCCCCGCCCGCGACGCCGGCCAGGCGAGCGGCACCGCCAGCCGCGGCACCGGCCGGGGAAGCAGCGCGGCAACCGACCGCACGGGCGACCTCGCCGGCCATCCAACAGACGCCGGAACCGACCGTACGGACGGCCCCGCCGGCCACGCCGCCAACCACGCACCCGCCGCCGGCCCCACGCACGACGCCCGCCGGGCCAGCGGCACCGGTCGAGCGAGCAGTTCGGCAACCGCCCGCACGGGCATCGACCTCACCGACGCGCAGGCCCACAGCCACGGTCAAGGAGCCACCGACGTCGCCGGTGGGCAGCCACGGCGACCCGACGCTTCCGCCACAGCAGCCCTGCCTCCTTCCAGCATGACGGCGCGCAGGGCCGGAGCGACGCCACCCACCTCTGGCGCGACGCCGGGCAGCACCGGCACGACGCCATCCACCTCTGGCGCGACGCCGGATAGCGCCGGCACGACGCCACCCACCGCTGGCACGACGCCGGGCAGCGCCGGCACGACGGCACCCACCTCCGGCACAGCCCCGCGCACCTCTGGCACGACGCCGGGTGGCGCCGGCACGACACCGCGGCGGCGGCCGGTCGCCGTGCAGGTGACGATCCCGTTCACCGCGCTGGTGGGCCTCGACGACCAGCCCGGCGAGCTGGACGGCTACGGGCCGATCCCCGCGCACGTCGCCCGCGAGCTCGCTGCCGGCGGCGTCTGGACCTGGCTGCGCACCGACCCGGCCACCGGACAGCTCCTCGACCGCGGCACCAGCCGGTACCGGCCGACGACGGCGCTCGCCCGGTTCATCACCGCCCGCGACCGCACGTGCGGCGCACCCGGCTGCCACCGGCCCGCCAGGGAGGCGGACATCGACCACGCCGTGCCGTTCGCCGCCGGCGGGCCGACCAGCGCGGCCAACCTCCAGGTGCTCTGCACCACCCATCACCTGCTCAAACACCGCGGCGGATGGCGAGTCGCCCGGGAACCCGACGGCACCACGCGATGGCGCAGCCCCACCGGACACCGGTACGACCGGCCGCCGGAACGATTCGACACGAGTTAG
- a CDS encoding helix-turn-helix transcriptional regulator → MSDVGHLPPELSSFVGRAEERAAVGGGVTAGRLLTLAGPGGCGKTRLAVRVCQDLAGAWPEVVWAGLEDVPADAGSADGVAARVAQALDLPLPDGPDRVAALAHVVRGRRLLLALDNCEHVVDGVARLAAALLSRCPDVALLATSRASLGVAGERVWRVPPLSLADALELFLDRSGGSRDPAATAGARRVCDRLDRLPLALELAAGWAGTLSPEQIADSLSDLYALLDGGARTAVFRQQTLEASMGWSHSLLDDDERVLFRRLAGCEPGFAADVVVALAAPDLPAAAALKTLRGLIDTSLVVADPAGPVARYRMLGVVRAYAQARLDEAGEADAVRDRHLSRCLARLDELAPLLETDRDAWRSAVGAEYPNLRAAVEWGLSRDDPTAGRRLAAGLAWLWHLEARADDGLRLLRRAVECGAGERNPLQANSLKARVLTALALVADTAVPGGDGYVAARDALTLLSDLDLSSDPELAATEQLARSLAAVGWIGSDLDRAMAEAVRSRDDARASGGGFVADASEALVGLVHLLRDQHRDAVEHLEPAVAGLLARGDRGTGSSALSWLAVSTAQLGDVTRAVELAERAVATARPLHDFHRIGLASATLAELLTLQGRPDDAAAVLAPIDEIAAGADPAPYAPGWERGHALVALRQGRPAEAVEWSLRELRWLPEPRPELLLPESRLVLAAGLRAAGDRAAAGELLVGLSADGAAVAARPRIQAGLLDLQARLAGDDGDLDAALRLHHEALRLRADHDLVLGCVDSLGALAELLARRGAAEAAGVLAGASERARAAAGLADRVDDLGPDPGPDPDPGLDLDLGVDPSVDPGLRPALDDDAVERGRALSLPDAVAYAMRARGPRRRPDTGWASLTPTERSVVDLAVQGLSNPEIGERLFMSRGTVKTHLAHVYAKLQVANRTELAALARD, encoded by the coding sequence ATGTCTGACGTCGGCCACCTCCCGCCCGAGCTGTCGTCGTTCGTCGGCCGCGCCGAGGAACGGGCCGCCGTCGGCGGCGGCGTGACGGCCGGCCGGCTGCTGACGCTGGCCGGGCCAGGTGGTTGCGGGAAGACCCGGCTGGCCGTGCGCGTCTGCCAGGACCTCGCCGGCGCCTGGCCGGAGGTGGTCTGGGCGGGGCTGGAGGACGTGCCGGCCGACGCCGGATCGGCTGACGGCGTCGCGGCGCGCGTCGCCCAGGCGCTCGACCTGCCGCTGCCGGACGGGCCGGACCGGGTGGCGGCGCTGGCGCACGTGGTGCGGGGCCGGCGGCTGCTGCTGGCGCTGGACAACTGCGAGCACGTGGTCGACGGTGTCGCCCGGCTGGCCGCGGCGCTGCTGTCCCGCTGCCCGGACGTCGCGCTGCTGGCCACCAGCCGGGCCTCGCTGGGCGTCGCGGGGGAGCGGGTCTGGCGGGTGCCGCCGCTGAGTCTCGCCGATGCGCTGGAGCTGTTCCTCGACCGGTCCGGCGGCAGCCGCGACCCGGCGGCGACGGCGGGCGCGCGGCGGGTCTGCGACCGCCTGGACCGGCTGCCGCTCGCGCTGGAGCTGGCCGCCGGCTGGGCTGGGACGCTGTCGCCGGAGCAGATCGCCGACTCGCTCAGCGACCTGTACGCGCTGCTCGACGGCGGCGCCCGGACGGCGGTGTTCCGGCAGCAGACGCTCGAGGCGTCGATGGGCTGGAGCCACTCGCTGCTCGACGACGACGAGCGGGTGCTGTTCCGCCGGCTGGCGGGGTGTGAGCCGGGGTTCGCCGCGGACGTCGTCGTCGCGCTGGCCGCGCCGGACCTGCCCGCGGCCGCGGCGTTGAAGACGCTGCGCGGGCTGATCGACACGTCGCTGGTTGTCGCGGACCCGGCCGGGCCGGTCGCGCGGTACCGCATGCTCGGCGTCGTCCGGGCGTACGCGCAGGCCCGCCTGGACGAGGCGGGCGAGGCCGATGCCGTCCGCGACCGGCATCTCTCGCGGTGCCTGGCGCGGCTGGACGAGTTGGCGCCGCTGCTGGAGACCGACCGCGACGCCTGGCGGTCCGCCGTCGGCGCCGAGTACCCGAACCTGCGCGCGGCCGTCGAGTGGGGCCTGAGCCGCGACGACCCCACCGCCGGGCGCCGGCTGGCCGCCGGGCTGGCCTGGCTGTGGCATCTGGAGGCGCGCGCCGACGACGGGCTGAGGCTGCTCCGGCGGGCGGTCGAGTGCGGCGCCGGCGAGCGGAATCCGCTACAGGCCAATTCCTTAAAGGCCAGGGTGCTGACGGCGCTCGCGCTGGTCGCCGACACCGCGGTGCCGGGCGGCGACGGCTACGTCGCGGCGCGGGACGCTCTGACGCTGCTGTCCGACCTGGATCTCTCGTCCGACCCCGAGTTGGCGGCGACGGAGCAGCTGGCGCGGTCGCTGGCGGCGGTCGGCTGGATCGGCTCCGACCTCGACCGCGCCATGGCCGAGGCCGTCCGGTCCCGTGACGACGCGCGGGCGTCCGGCGGCGGGTTCGTCGCCGATGCGTCGGAGGCGCTGGTCGGCCTCGTCCATCTCCTCCGCGACCAGCACCGCGACGCCGTCGAGCACCTCGAGCCGGCCGTCGCTGGACTGCTGGCCCGCGGTGATCGCGGCACGGGGTCGTCGGCGCTGAGCTGGCTGGCCGTCAGCACGGCACAGCTGGGCGACGTCACCCGGGCGGTCGAGCTGGCCGAGCGGGCCGTCGCCACGGCGCGCCCGCTGCACGACTTCCACCGCATCGGCCTCGCCTCCGCGACGCTGGCCGAGCTGCTGACGTTGCAGGGCCGCCCGGACGACGCGGCCGCGGTGCTGGCGCCGATCGACGAGATCGCCGCGGGTGCCGATCCGGCGCCGTACGCGCCCGGCTGGGAGCGCGGCCATGCGCTCGTCGCCCTGCGGCAGGGCCGGCCGGCCGAGGCCGTCGAGTGGTCGCTGCGTGAGCTGCGCTGGCTGCCGGAGCCGCGGCCGGAGCTGTTGTTGCCGGAGTCGCGGCTGGTGCTCGCCGCCGGGCTGCGCGCGGCCGGAGATCGTGCCGCGGCGGGCGAGCTGCTCGTCGGCCTGTCCGCCGACGGTGCCGCCGTGGCGGCGCGGCCGCGGATCCAGGCCGGCCTGCTCGACCTCCAGGCCCGGCTGGCCGGCGACGACGGCGATCTCGATGCCGCGCTGCGGCTGCACCACGAGGCGCTGCGGCTGCGCGCCGACCACGACCTCGTCCTGGGCTGCGTCGACAGCCTCGGCGCGCTGGCCGAGCTGCTCGCCCGCCGCGGCGCCGCCGAGGCGGCCGGCGTTCTGGCGGGCGCGTCGGAACGGGCCCGCGCCGCGGCCGGCCTCGCCGACCGTGTCGACGACCTCGGCCCCGACCCCGGCCCCGACCCCGACCCCGGCCTCGACCTCGACCTCGGCGTCGACCCCAGCGTCGACCCCGGTCTCCGCCCCGCGCTCGACGACGACGCCGTCGAGCGGGGCCGCGCGCTGTCGCTGCCCGACGCCGTCGCCTACGCCATGCGCGCCCGCGGCCCGCGTCGCCGTCCGGACACCGGCTGGGCCAGCCTGACGCCGACCGAACGCTCCGTCGTCGACCTCGCCGTCCAGGGTCTGTCGAACCCGGAGATCGGCGAGCGGCTGTTCATGAGCCGCGGCACCGTCAAGACCCACTTGGCGCACGTGTACGCCAAGCTGCAGGTCGCGAACCGCACCGAGCTGGCTGCCCTCGCCCGTGACTGA
- a CDS encoding helix-turn-helix domain-containing protein, whose product MSAPEDQQEAIAGREATRSGGKGPIAGREATRSGGDLRSKPLLRTMVGDVLRRTRRDQGRTLADVASDAKVSMPYLSEVERGRKEASSEVLAAVCDALGLELSELLGEVRHDLDEHRATVIRLDTVRALRRRDPIRRPTSTGRNGGVLLLAA is encoded by the coding sequence ATGAGCGCCCCGGAGGATCAACAAGAGGCGATAGCCGGCCGCGAGGCTACGCGCAGCGGGGGGAAAGGGCCGATAGCCGGCCGCGAGGCTACGCGCAGCGGGGGAGACCTGCGGTCGAAGCCGCTGCTGCGGACGATGGTCGGCGACGTGCTGCGGCGCACGCGGCGCGACCAGGGCCGCACGCTGGCCGACGTCGCGTCCGACGCGAAGGTCTCGATGCCGTACCTGTCCGAGGTCGAGCGCGGCCGCAAGGAGGCCTCGTCCGAGGTGCTCGCGGCGGTCTGTGACGCGCTCGGGCTGGAGCTGTCCGAGCTGCTCGGCGAGGTGCGGCACGATCTCGACGAGCACCGCGCGACGGTCATCCGGCTGGACACCGTCCGCGCGCTCCGTCGCCGCGACCCGATCCGGCGGCCGACGTCGACCGGCCGCAACGGCGGCGTCCTGCTGCTCGCGGCCTGA
- a CDS encoding dihydrofolate reductase family protein, with protein sequence MTETSAQDIAQDTAQNTGRRVVANISLSLDGRYYGPGGESDMSWVGPHAMTDTAREHMTRETSTATTLLLGRKNYEGFGGFWPTVVDNEQFDARDRAFAAWLNEVEKVVFSTTLTETPWQNSRLAEHDPATEVRRLRAQPGGDIVVQNSASLIRTLLDAGEVDRLTLNLCPELVGGGARLFEDGVPVSSWSLADLATSESGAIYLTYDRKR encoded by the coding sequence ATGACCGAGACCAGCGCCCAGGACATCGCACAGGACACCGCCCAGAACACCGGCCGCCGGGTCGTCGCCAACATTTCCCTGTCCCTCGACGGCCGCTACTACGGCCCCGGCGGCGAGTCGGACATGAGCTGGGTCGGGCCGCACGCGATGACCGACACCGCCCGCGAGCACATGACCCGCGAGACCAGCACCGCCACCACACTGCTGCTGGGCCGCAAGAACTACGAGGGCTTCGGCGGCTTCTGGCCCACCGTCGTCGACAACGAGCAGTTCGATGCACGCGACCGCGCCTTCGCAGCTTGGCTGAACGAAGTCGAGAAGGTCGTGTTCTCGACGACGCTCACGGAGACGCCGTGGCAGAACTCCCGCCTGGCCGAGCACGACCCGGCCACCGAAGTGCGCCGGCTGCGCGCCCAGCCCGGCGGCGACATCGTCGTGCAGAACAGCGCGAGCCTCATCCGCACGCTCCTCGACGCCGGCGAGGTCGACCGGCTGACCCTCAACCTCTGCCCCGAGCTGGTCGGCGGCGGCGCCCGGCTGTTCGAGGACGGCGTCCCGGTGAGCTCGTGGTCGCTGGCCGACCTGGCGACGTCGGAGTCCGGCGCGATCTACCTCACCTACGACCGGAAGCGGTGA
- a CDS encoding LLM class flavin-dependent oxidoreductase translates to MTLRSGLWLPIFDELADPVVVSRLAAEAEESGWDGLFVWDHVRWRAPIRAVADPWITLAAAATATQRLRLGPMVTPIARRRPVKLARETATLDRLSGGRLILGAGLGSDRFGEEYSRTGEELDDRVRAAMLDESLAVLTAAWTGDPVRHRGEHYVVDDIAFEPTPVQAGGVPVWIAGFPGNVAPMRRAARHDGFFPVNLQDADQLAAAVDAVHGLRAERGATGPFDVVAALVPGTDPAPYAAAGATWWLTDFEPDAVTVDAVRGVLRDGPAA, encoded by the coding sequence ATGACGCTGCGCTCCGGTCTCTGGCTACCGATCTTCGACGAGCTCGCCGACCCGGTGGTCGTGTCGCGACTGGCCGCCGAGGCCGAGGAGTCCGGCTGGGACGGTCTGTTCGTCTGGGACCACGTGCGCTGGCGTGCGCCGATCCGCGCCGTCGCCGACCCATGGATCACGCTGGCCGCCGCCGCGACCGCGACCCAGCGGCTGCGCCTCGGTCCGATGGTCACCCCGATCGCCCGCCGGCGGCCGGTCAAGCTCGCGCGCGAGACCGCGACGCTGGACCGGCTGTCCGGCGGCCGGCTGATCCTCGGCGCCGGGCTGGGCAGCGACCGGTTCGGCGAGGAGTACTCCCGCACCGGCGAAGAGCTGGACGACCGGGTGCGGGCGGCCATGCTCGACGAGTCGCTGGCCGTCCTGACCGCCGCATGGACGGGCGACCCGGTCCGGCACCGCGGCGAGCACTACGTCGTCGACGACATCGCCTTCGAGCCGACGCCGGTCCAGGCCGGCGGCGTGCCGGTGTGGATCGCCGGCTTCCCCGGCAACGTCGCGCCGATGCGCCGGGCGGCCCGGCACGACGGGTTCTTCCCGGTGAACCTCCAGGACGCCGACCAACTCGCGGCCGCCGTCGATGCCGTCCACGGGCTGCGTGCCGAGAGGGGCGCGACCGGCCCGTTCGACGTCGTGGCGGCGCTGGTGCCGGGCACCGATCCGGCGCCGTACGCCGCGGCCGGCGCGACCTGGTGGCTCACCGACTTCGAGCCCGACGCCGTCACCGTCGACGCCGTCCGCGGCGTCCTCCGCGACGGCCCGGCCGCGTGA